The Peribacillus sp. FSL P2-0133 genome has a segment encoding these proteins:
- a CDS encoding MBL fold metallo-hydrolase produces MQNISELGYRISLIDGFDLDRRNRTGTYVIADEDITLVETSASPSIPHLMKGLEHLGIALEDITYIILTHIHLDHAGGAGLFLQHCPNAKVIVHPKGARHLEDPTRLIAGAKAVYGEEFNKLFDPILPIPFERMLIKHDRESLQTSDNSKLTFYDTPGHANHHLSIFDSVSKGMFSGDTIGIYYRELDEEGLEFYLPSTSPNQFNPEAMLAAAELYESIGVERIYFGHYGVSENPKEVYKQLHYWLPKFVATAKSAYKEYASFEERVAATSKNIFTEVAFHLGEKGITTDHPVFEIIAMDLNVCSMGLIDYLVKQEKVK; encoded by the coding sequence TTGCAAAACATTAGTGAACTTGGTTATCGCATTTCATTGATTGATGGTTTTGATTTGGATAGAAGAAATCGTACAGGTACATATGTAATTGCCGATGAAGACATCACATTAGTCGAAACTTCCGCCAGCCCTTCCATCCCCCACTTAATGAAGGGGCTCGAACATTTGGGAATCGCCCTCGAAGATATTACATATATCATTCTTACCCATATTCATTTGGACCATGCAGGTGGAGCAGGACTTTTTTTACAGCATTGCCCGAACGCCAAAGTGATCGTCCATCCAAAAGGTGCACGTCATCTAGAAGATCCAACACGTTTGATTGCTGGGGCTAAAGCAGTCTATGGTGAAGAATTCAACAAGCTTTTCGATCCGATTTTACCTATTCCGTTTGAAAGAATGCTGATTAAACATGATCGGGAATCCCTGCAAACAAGTGATAATTCAAAGTTGACCTTTTATGACACTCCCGGGCACGCAAACCATCATTTAAGCATATTCGATTCGGTTTCAAAAGGGATGTTTTCAGGTGACACCATAGGCATCTATTATCGTGAACTCGATGAAGAAGGTCTGGAATTTTACTTACCTTCCACATCGCCAAACCAATTTAACCCCGAAGCGATGCTTGCAGCAGCGGAATTGTATGAAAGCATCGGCGTCGAACGTATATATTTTGGCCATTATGGGGTTTCCGAAAACCCTAAGGAAGTATATAAACAACTTCATTACTGGCTGCCTAAATTTGTTGCGACTGCCAAGTCGGCATATAAGGAATATGCGAGCTTTGAGGAACGAGTGGCAGCGACCAGTAAAAATATTTTCACGGAAGTCGCCTTTCATTTAGGCGAAAAAGGAATCACCACAGATCATCCTGTTTTTGAAATCATCGCCATGGACCTGAATGTTTGTTCCATGGGATTGATAGACTATCTGGTAAAACAGGAAAAAGTTAAGTAG
- a CDS encoding YkuJ family protein, producing MSQLQGILTRLKSLQEQAKESESAQRFFEIDGVKKCQVTYFSKTEMFELEVYSDKGKSSKYQFDNIDMITIEIFDLLQS from the coding sequence ATGTCTCAATTACAGGGCATCCTTACCAGATTGAAAAGTCTTCAAGAGCAAGCGAAGGAATCTGAATCTGCTCAACGTTTTTTTGAAATAGATGGTGTGAAAAAGTGCCAGGTTACATATTTCAGCAAAACAGAAATGTTCGAGCTTGAAGTATACAGTGATAAAGGGAAATCATCCAAATATCAATTCGATAATATTGATATGATTACCATTGAAATCTTTGATCTTCTTCAATCTTAA
- a CDS encoding SLC13 family permease gives MTEPMFITLIILLCAIALFIQGKFRADLIALSALSILGLLGILTLDELVAGFANQVVIMLAGLFIVGAGLLNTGIVEKAGNKLLGLCGGSEWKSLLIVMLTAGILSAFLSGTGIVSILLPLVMSMALKQKTSPTRYLLPLAYASSIGGLLTLTGTPSNMIVADVLRQNGIGTLEFFDFTPVGLIAFAAGLFFMLTLGRLLLPEKTIAANNSVKGLSAGELAGMYKVYDRLHYLHIPATSDIVGERLSDLQLPIQYELTLIEIQRKPKDKQLPLLQRQLTISARADEVLHPEDIILVFGEEEAVERLALNYELEFKHFNTEQIKKHFLSSRFGLTEILIVPNSDYENQTLIDVHFREKYQCNVLAINRNGEYIQADVGTERLKPGDAILIHGEWENIERISSDLQDVIVIGSTSEDGSPVNSKGKAWIALGITALMVILLSMESVPAVLSVLTAALLMVITGCVRSMEDAYQKINWEPVLLIAAMFGITAALDNTGGVRMISDWLAVLFSNIGAHGILAFFYLLTLILSQFIPYGAAAVIMTPIALTSAVNQGIDPLPVFICLAVAGSLALSTPRVATTNALVMTAGDYKHKDFIMIGISIQIFIGVIMVITIPWFFPF, from the coding sequence ATGACCGAACCAATGTTTATTACACTGATTATACTTCTATGCGCGATCGCGCTTTTTATACAAGGGAAATTTCGAGCAGATTTAATTGCACTTAGTGCACTATCCATTCTGGGTTTACTGGGGATTCTTACATTGGATGAACTAGTGGCCGGGTTTGCGAACCAAGTGGTCATCATGCTGGCTGGGCTATTTATAGTCGGTGCCGGCCTGTTAAATACAGGAATCGTGGAAAAGGCAGGAAATAAGTTGTTGGGTTTATGTGGGGGCAGTGAATGGAAATCGCTGCTTATCGTCATGCTGACAGCAGGAATATTAAGTGCCTTTTTAAGCGGAACAGGAATTGTTTCCATACTGCTTCCGCTCGTTATGAGCATGGCCTTAAAACAAAAAACAAGTCCGACAAGGTATTTATTGCCACTTGCCTATGCAAGCAGTATTGGAGGGCTATTAACACTGACAGGTACTCCCTCCAATATGATCGTTGCTGATGTCTTACGGCAAAACGGAATAGGGACATTAGAGTTTTTTGACTTTACACCCGTGGGCTTGATCGCCTTTGCAGCAGGGTTATTCTTCATGTTGACACTCGGACGCCTGTTGCTTCCCGAGAAGACGATTGCCGCGAACAATAGTGTCAAGGGACTGTCGGCAGGGGAGCTTGCAGGCATGTACAAAGTATATGACAGATTGCATTATCTGCATATACCCGCTACTTCTGATATTGTTGGAGAAAGGCTGTCTGACCTCCAGCTTCCTATTCAGTATGAATTGACTTTGATTGAAATCCAGCGGAAGCCAAAGGATAAGCAATTACCGCTGTTGCAAAGACAGCTGACGATTTCAGCAAGGGCGGATGAGGTTCTTCATCCTGAAGATATCATTTTGGTGTTTGGGGAAGAAGAAGCAGTTGAGAGATTGGCACTTAACTATGAACTGGAGTTTAAACATTTCAATACCGAACAAATAAAGAAACATTTTCTTAGCAGTAGATTTGGATTGACAGAAATATTGATCGTCCCGAACTCGGATTATGAAAATCAAACCTTGATTGATGTGCATTTTCGTGAGAAATACCAATGTAATGTGCTTGCAATCAATCGGAATGGCGAATATATTCAAGCCGATGTCGGAACGGAACGCCTTAAACCGGGGGATGCAATCCTGATACATGGGGAATGGGAGAACATTGAGAGGATTTCCTCGGATTTACAGGATGTCATCGTTATTGGAAGTACCTCGGAAGATGGCTCTCCGGTCAACTCCAAGGGCAAAGCATGGATTGCCTTGGGAATCACTGCATTGATGGTCATTCTATTATCGATGGAGTCCGTCCCTGCCGTACTATCGGTATTGACGGCCGCATTGTTGATGGTGATCACTGGCTGTGTCCGTTCGATGGAGGATGCTTACCAAAAGATTAACTGGGAACCTGTTCTTTTGATTGCAGCCATGTTCGGAATAACGGCTGCATTGGATAATACGGGCGGAGTGAGGATGATAAGTGATTGGCTGGCCGTTTTATTCAGTAATATCGGGGCACACGGCATATTAGCGTTCTTTTATCTCCTGACACTGATCCTGAGCCAATTCATCCCGTATGGAGCCGCGGCGGTAATCATGACGCCCATTGCACTGACATCTGCGGTGAATCAAGGCATCGATCCCCTACCTGTGTTTATATGCCTTGCCGTTGCTGGCAGTTTGGCGTTATCGACTCCAAGGGTTGCCACTACCAACGCGCTTGTGATGACGGCGGGTGATTACAAGCATAAAGATTTTATCATGATCGGGATATCCATACAGATCTTCATTGGCGTTATCATGGTGATCACGATCCCGTGGTTCTTCCCTTTTTGA
- a CDS encoding EAL domain-containing protein, with translation MDTEKILKNLDRVTPFFQPIFSADQHQVIGYEILGRYEEQSEYKSLGPFFHNSAVPEEYRVEVDNYVLEIALERIKDYGEDFLIFINRDPNLLMLDHGEEFMEILHRHFQPEEMHRIVLELSDTISPENLDPLQHVLAYFRTYGIKIALDHLGQDTQLDRIAQISPNILKVNLDQLRISGGDAYQVILFSLSMLARKIGANLLFENIESEYQLRFAWKNGGRYYQGYFLAKPEGEFINKDLLREKFHQECQSFISLETKKLEAVYQKTLQFNENMQNFLKQQKRNGSHEDFLGILAKKLDSVCFRLYICDEEGYQKSPNILHKDGQWLVQPNYMNKNWSWRPYFLENIVKMRNEKKGILSDLYSDIETGETIRTFSYPLNNKEYIFCDLSYSYLYENEALL, from the coding sequence ATGGATACAGAAAAGATATTAAAGAATTTAGACAGGGTGACACCATTCTTTCAACCGATTTTCAGTGCAGATCAACATCAGGTAATCGGGTATGAAATTCTAGGGCGCTATGAGGAACAATCGGAATATAAAAGCCTTGGACCTTTTTTTCACAATTCTGCAGTGCCGGAAGAGTATAGGGTGGAAGTGGATAATTACGTACTTGAAATTGCTTTGGAGAGAATAAAAGACTATGGTGAAGATTTTCTTATCTTTATCAACAGGGATCCTAATTTGCTTATGCTGGATCATGGCGAAGAATTCATGGAGATTTTACATCGTCATTTTCAACCGGAGGAAATGCACCGGATCGTACTGGAATTATCAGACACAATCAGCCCGGAAAACTTAGATCCTTTGCAGCATGTGCTTGCTTACTTTAGAACATATGGGATTAAGATAGCTTTAGATCATTTAGGACAAGATACGCAATTGGACCGAATCGCACAGATTTCTCCGAATATTTTAAAAGTTAACCTGGACCAGCTTCGCATTTCAGGTGGAGATGCCTATCAGGTAATCCTGTTTTCTCTAAGCATGCTTGCGCGAAAAATCGGCGCCAATTTACTATTTGAGAACATTGAGTCCGAATACCAGCTTCGTTTTGCATGGAAGAATGGGGGACGATATTATCAAGGGTATTTTTTGGCGAAACCGGAAGGCGAATTCATTAATAAAGATTTACTTCGTGAAAAATTCCATCAAGAATGTCAGTCCTTCATTTCTTTAGAGACCAAGAAGCTTGAAGCCGTTTATCAAAAGACTTTGCAATTCAACGAGAATATGCAAAATTTCTTAAAACAGCAAAAGCGGAACGGCTCCCATGAAGATTTTCTCGGTATTTTGGCGAAAAAGTTGGATTCTGTATGTTTTCGGCTTTATATTTGTGATGAAGAGGGGTATCAAAAATCCCCCAATATCCTACATAAGGACGGGCAATGGTTAGTCCAACCCAATTATATGAATAAAAATTGGAGCTGGAGACCTTATTTTCTCGAAAATATCGTAAAGATGCGCAATGAGAAAAAAGGAATACTATCCGATTTATACAGTGATATCGAAACGGGGGAAACTATACGGACCTTTTCATATCCCCTGAATAATAAGGAATACATTTTCTGTGATCTTTCTTATAGTTATTTATATGAAAATGAAGCACTATTATAA
- a CDS encoding DUF3993 domain-containing protein, with the protein MRKYLVACLASVLLFLSGGFTASAEGLHREEVLSLVQDAMENQGSISEKVRTKEAIEGKLDKHFTGDFIKKFVQANVVKVDGGYTAFGSDFAPYYIPFFSYDKNTEIVYGKNGDVIYVQEEFQDTGDGPVSMEKHVESVTLKKENGVWKVMDVKYESDKMK; encoded by the coding sequence ATGAGGAAGTATCTAGTTGCATGTCTTGCCAGTGTCCTTTTATTTTTGAGTGGAGGGTTCACTGCTTCAGCGGAGGGCTTACATAGAGAGGAAGTACTATCTTTGGTACAGGATGCCATGGAGAACCAAGGTTCGATCAGTGAGAAAGTACGTACTAAGGAAGCGATAGAAGGGAAGTTGGATAAACATTTCACAGGTGATTTCATCAAGAAGTTTGTCCAAGCGAATGTAGTGAAAGTCGATGGCGGTTATACCGCATTTGGATCAGATTTCGCTCCGTATTATATCCCTTTTTTCAGTTATGACAAGAATACGGAAATTGTATATGGGAAAAACGGTGATGTCATTTATGTTCAGGAGGAGTTCCAGGACACTGGGGACGGACCGGTATCGATGGAAAAACATGTTGAATCAGTTACTTTGAAAAAGGAAAATGGCGTTTGGAAGGTAATGGATGTAAAGTATGAAAGTGATAAAATGAAATAA
- a CDS encoding glutaredoxin family protein — protein MKDVTLYTQPDCPPCKIMKMFFDDNNVVYKEKDIKADGQARKELTNKYGAYSTPTVVIDGKAIVGFELDEIKKELNI, from the coding sequence ATGAAAGACGTTACGCTATATACCCAACCTGATTGCCCTCCCTGCAAAATCATGAAAATGTTCTTTGATGATAATAATGTCGTTTACAAAGAAAAGGATATTAAAGCAGATGGACAAGCCCGAAAAGAATTAACGAATAAATACGGTGCCTATTCCACACCTACGGTCGTCATCGATGGGAAAGCCATTGTTGGTTTTGAATTGGACGAAATAAAAAAAGAACTGAATATATAA
- the cbpB gene encoding cyclic-di-AMP-binding protein CbpB: MIGTHDGDLLESSVKDLMISSERVAHVQVTNNLEHALLVLTKSGYTAIPVLDPMYKLHGLISTPVILDSILGLERIEFDNLENKKVSEIMNIEIPRLHIEDTLTKGVELLIDHPFVCVENDEHVFEGILTRRAILKKVFKQNTPDK, encoded by the coding sequence ATGATCGGTACTCATGATGGGGATTTATTGGAATCCAGCGTTAAAGACTTAATGATTTCTTCTGAACGCGTGGCCCACGTGCAGGTAACCAATAATTTAGAACATGCACTATTGGTATTAACAAAGAGCGGTTATACGGCCATTCCTGTGTTAGATCCGATGTATAAACTGCATGGTTTAATTAGCACACCAGTCATTCTTGATTCAATCTTGGGACTGGAACGAATTGAATTTGATAATCTTGAGAATAAAAAAGTTTCCGAAATAATGAATATAGAAATACCTCGCCTGCATATTGAAGATACATTGACCAAGGGTGTGGAATTGTTGATTGATCATCCTTTTGTCTGTGTGGAGAATGACGAACATGTATTTGAAGGTATCTTAACGAGAAGAGCAATCCTGAAAAAGGTATTTAAACAAAATACACCCGATAAATAA